The Eubacteriaceae bacterium Marseille-Q4139 genome has a window encoding:
- a CDS encoding M20 family metallopeptidase, with amino-acid sequence MSKEAMFQEIDSMRDELAAMADDIFDHPETGLEEFHAAAVLTGWLEKEGFFVERGVAGIETAFRAVYHHGEGGPNIGLLCEYDALPGIGHACGHHMQGPSILAAAKALKDAKTDKPYTVTVYGTPAEESVSGKIMMIQRGCDFTELDAAFMMHGGPATQVDVKSLANTKYKIIFRGTSSHAAIKPEKGRSALDGLILAFQGIEFLREHVNSDVKMHYTVVNCGGTPANVVPAYAEASAYVRSYNRAYLDNVCERFEKVLKGAAMMTETEVEIIREKEVDNKIPVLSLNDIVMEQAKAVNAPRLRPAREKTGSTDFGNVMRRVPGTCARIAFVPEGAAAHSQEYIEAGKTKEAHDAVIFGAKIIAGSAWELIEKPELLAKVKEEFRCNLEKENSEAK; translated from the coding sequence ATGTCGAAAGAAGCAATGTTTCAGGAGATAGACAGCATGCGCGACGAGCTTGCGGCCATGGCCGACGATATTTTCGATCATCCGGAAACCGGCCTTGAGGAATTCCACGCCGCCGCTGTCCTCACCGGCTGGCTGGAAAAAGAAGGCTTTTTCGTAGAACGCGGCGTGGCAGGCATCGAGACGGCGTTCCGCGCCGTTTACCATCACGGCGAGGGCGGCCCCAACATCGGCCTGCTCTGCGAGTACGATGCGCTGCCTGGAATCGGCCATGCCTGCGGCCACCATATGCAGGGCCCCAGCATCCTGGCCGCCGCCAAGGCTTTAAAAGATGCAAAAACCGATAAACCCTATACGGTTACCGTCTACGGTACGCCGGCCGAAGAGAGCGTCAGCGGAAAAATCATGATGATCCAGAGGGGCTGCGATTTTACGGAATTGGACGCGGCCTTCATGATGCACGGCGGCCCGGCCACCCAGGTGGACGTAAAGTCCCTGGCAAACACCAAATATAAAATCATCTTCCGCGGCACAAGCTCCCACGCGGCCATCAAGCCGGAAAAAGGAAGGAGCGCCTTAGACGGCCTGATCCTCGCGTTCCAGGGCATTGAATTTTTGCGTGAGCATGTAAATTCCGACGTAAAAATGCATTACACTGTCGTAAACTGCGGCGGGACGCCGGCCAACGTGGTTCCGGCATACGCGGAGGCCAGCGCCTATGTGCGCTCCTACAACCGCGCCTATCTCGACAACGTCTGCGAGCGGTTTGAAAAGGTCTTAAAGGGCGCCGCCATGATGACGGAAACCGAGGTGGAGATCATCCGCGAAAAGGAAGTGGACAATAAAATCCCGGTTCTCTCTTTAAATGACATTGTCATGGAACAGGCGAAGGCAGTGAACGCCCCGAGACTCCGTCCGGCCAGGGAAAAAACCGGCTCCACGGATTTCGGAAACGTCATGCGGCGTGTTCCCGGCACCTGCGCCCGCATCGCCTTCGTTCCCGAAGGGGCCGCGGCCCACTCTCAGGAATACATCGAGGCGGGAAAGACGAAGGAAGCCCATGACGCCGTAATCTTTGGCGCAAAAATCATCGCCGGCTCCGCCTGGGAGCTCATTGAAAAACCGGAGCTTTTAGCAAAAGTAAAAGAAGAATTCCGCTGCAACCTGGAAAAGGAAAACAGCGAAGCAAAATAA
- a CDS encoding YfcC family protein, whose protein sequence is MEAAKKKKAFKMPHGYVVIFMILIFVSIMTYVIPAGQYDRIENEAGQEVVVADSFHYIEKTPVPFWEIPNYIMTSFTEQADIIFGVLIVGAGLEVLLSTGMFHAFCNRLSKACRGKEKFFIPLFVLLFASIGITQSTNKFIGFTPIGVMLAATLGYDAIVGVSIVMLGIGIGFSSGIFASTTAVAQGLVGLPAYSGISMRIAAFVILYLITTAYIVRYGEKCKKDPTKSAIYGCPDIKTFDMSEMDAEIEKRHWLVLAVFLGSFAVLIYGCLKFGWTLTQNAIVFMWMGILSGLAYGYNPSKIASEFVKGAKGMISAALIVGLGAACTLIMDQANILDTVVMGMAASMDYLPHILKAPAMLIINMIASVFVTSGTGQAAVVMPILAPVADLSDISRQILVLSYRLGDGICGYAQPHGGSLMPFIAAAAIPYDRWMKFFGKLWGLWILACVIIMMVCVVIGYQ, encoded by the coding sequence ATGGAAGCAGCAAAGAAGAAAAAAGCCTTTAAAATGCCGCACGGCTACGTCGTGATCTTCATGATCTTAATTTTTGTATCCATCATGACGTATGTGATCCCTGCCGGACAGTATGACCGGATCGAAAACGAGGCCGGCCAGGAAGTCGTCGTGGCAGATTCGTTCCATTACATCGAAAAAACGCCCGTTCCCTTCTGGGAAATACCAAATTACATCATGACTTCCTTTACGGAACAGGCTGACATCATTTTCGGTGTCCTGATCGTCGGCGCCGGCCTGGAGGTTCTCTTATCCACCGGCATGTTCCACGCCTTCTGCAACCGTCTGTCAAAGGCCTGCCGCGGGAAGGAAAAATTCTTTATCCCGTTATTCGTCCTTTTGTTTGCCAGCATCGGCATCACCCAGTCGACGAATAAATTCATCGGCTTTACGCCCATCGGCGTCATGCTGGCGGCCACGCTGGGATACGATGCCATCGTCGGTGTTTCCATCGTCATGCTGGGCATCGGAATCGGCTTCTCCTCCGGCATCTTTGCCTCAACGACAGCCGTGGCCCAGGGGCTTGTGGGACTCCCCGCCTACTCGGGCATTTCCATGCGGATCGCGGCCTTTGTCATCCTCTACCTGATTACCACCGCCTACATCGTTCGCTACGGCGAAAAATGCAAAAAAGATCCCACAAAGAGCGCCATCTACGGCTGTCCGGATATCAAGACCTTTGACATGAGTGAGATGGACGCGGAAATTGAAAAGCGTCACTGGCTGGTTCTCGCCGTCTTCTTAGGCTCCTTTGCCGTCCTGATCTACGGCTGCCTGAAATTCGGCTGGACATTGACGCAAAACGCTATCGTCTTCATGTGGATGGGCATTTTAAGCGGCCTGGCCTACGGCTACAATCCCAGCAAAATCGCATCTGAGTTCGTAAAGGGCGCAAAGGGCATGATCTCTGCTGCCCTGATCGTCGGCCTCGGCGCCGCCTGTACCCTCATCATGGATCAGGCCAACATCCTGGACACCGTCGTCATGGGCATGGCGGCTTCCATGGACTACCTGCCGCATATTTTAAAGGCACCGGCCATGTTAATCATCAACATGATTGCCAGCGTATTCGTCACCTCGGGAACGGGACAGGCGGCCGTCGTCATGCCGATTCTGGCTCCTGTGGCCGACCTCTCCGACATCAGCCGCCAGATTCTTGTCCTCTCCTACCGTCTCGGAGACGGCATCTGCGGCTACGCACAGCCCCACGGCGGCTCCCTCATGCCGTTCATCGCGGCGGCTGCCATCCCCTACGACAGGTGGATGAAGTTCTTCGGAAAGCTCTGGGGACTCTGGATCCTGGCATGCGTCATCATCATGATGGTCTGCGTTGTCATTGGATATCAATAA
- a CDS encoding diguanylate cyclase: MLAGMKKQKQQKTKADIRWGYPLITTGIMIFFIVAASFGVTNYISRMEEQRSFDRLYEEAGNLADTIEMYAKNDREELEMLSAVLSQHQDFSSPDLWKLLDSYTNIGMMSRIELLLPGDIVLTEGGRRIEAGGQLSFEEEAAKGIHITNRETDILDSSTYVVRHYVPVKQDGQTVAMLYGVILPGELPEGINLNAYGEKAALYIIDGKTGDFLIDTWHPGATGNIWALGEREMAPGYNADQLRQGVANGESRYVVFVSKTIGEYLYFYYEPMDINDWRIALSVPESVVFESANAIEQILRIFLGFELLCFVVYLLWMMRYVRSVTNEKQKRFDTLNHIYDVEQLLFNAHEKSENIYAALEKLGGILPAEKISFWILSEEEDGKWYFWEDGKPAGERRAADGRETAGRFLEFFAAGNEMYESYRESELKKLIPAGELSDIRNVIAVPIEDVGGGICGILAACNTKKGHEPAMLLKNMQFSFGMFCKNLKSYTEIQKQGDHDALTGLYNRNRYERDLPGIFAQHRSSLACVYIDANGLHEMNNSHGHDKGDEMLRTVAEEIRKHFDTEYIYRTGGDEFVLFVPDAAEADLEMRSEALNSDLTKADYNISVGIQCGQDISSMSLLIKGAEQKMYAEKKKYYEKHDRRRR, encoded by the coding sequence ATGCTGGCTGGCATGAAAAAGCAAAAACAGCAGAAAACCAAAGCGGACATCCGGTGGGGATATCCCCTGATTACGACGGGCATCATGATTTTCTTTATTGTGGCGGCGTCTTTCGGCGTGACGAATTACATAAGCCGCATGGAAGAACAGAGAAGCTTTGACCGTCTCTATGAGGAGGCGGGGAACCTGGCGGATACCATTGAGATGTATGCGAAAAATGACCGGGAAGAGCTGGAAATGCTTTCGGCCGTGCTCTCACAGCACCAGGATTTTTCTTCTCCTGACCTTTGGAAGCTTTTGGACTCCTACACCAACATCGGTATGATGTCCCGCATCGAGCTGCTGCTGCCCGGCGACATTGTGCTCACAGAGGGCGGGAGACGCATAGAAGCCGGCGGACAGCTCTCTTTTGAGGAAGAAGCCGCGAAGGGGATCCATATCACGAACCGCGAAACCGACATTCTCGATAGCAGCACGTATGTCGTGAGGCATTATGTTCCTGTAAAACAGGACGGCCAGACTGTGGCCATGCTGTACGGCGTGATCCTGCCGGGTGAACTTCCGGAGGGGATCAATCTGAATGCTTACGGCGAAAAAGCAGCTCTGTATATCATAGACGGAAAGACCGGGGATTTCCTCATCGACACATGGCATCCCGGAGCCACCGGAAATATCTGGGCACTCGGCGAACGGGAAATGGCTCCCGGCTATAACGCGGACCAGCTCCGGCAGGGAGTGGCCAACGGGGAAAGCCGGTACGTCGTATTCGTATCAAAAACCATCGGGGAATATCTCTACTTTTATTATGAACCCATGGATATCAACGACTGGCGGATTGCGCTGTCCGTGCCTGAGAGCGTCGTATTTGAAAGCGCCAATGCCATCGAACAGATTCTCCGGATTTTCCTGGGGTTCGAGCTTTTATGCTTTGTCGTGTACCTGCTGTGGATGATGCGCTATGTCCGGAGCGTGACGAATGAAAAGCAGAAGCGGTTCGATACGCTGAACCATATCTATGACGTTGAGCAGCTTCTGTTTAATGCACATGAAAAAAGCGAAAACATCTATGCGGCTCTGGAAAAGCTCGGCGGCATCCTGCCTGCTGAAAAAATCAGTTTCTGGATCCTGAGCGAGGAAGAAGACGGCAAATGGTATTTCTGGGAAGACGGCAAACCGGCCGGGGAACGCAGGGCCGCCGACGGCCGTGAAACTGCCGGAAGGTTTCTGGAATTCTTTGCTGCCGGCAATGAGATGTATGAATCTTACAGGGAAAGCGAACTCAAAAAGCTGATTCCGGCAGGCGAACTGTCCGATATCAGAAATGTGATCGCCGTCCCCATCGAAGACGTGGGCGGAGGCATCTGCGGCATTCTGGCAGCCTGCAATACGAAAAAGGGCCATGAACCGGCAATGCTGCTTAAAAATATGCAGTTCAGCTTCGGCATGTTCTGCAAAAACCTGAAAAGCTACACGGAAATTCAAAAGCAGGGCGATCACGATGCCCTGACCGGGCTCTACAACAGGAACCGTTATGAAAGGGATCTCCCCGGCATCTTTGCACAACACAGAAGTTCTCTGGCCTGTGTGTACATTGACGCAAACGGCCTCCATGAAATGAACAATTCCCATGGACATGACAAGGGGGACGAGATGCTGCGTACCGTGGCCGAAGAGATCCGAAAACACTTCGATACGGAATATATTTACCGGACAGGCGGGGACGAGTTCGTTTTGTTTGTCCCGGATGCGGCAGAGGCGGATCTCGAAATGCGGAGTGAAGCACTGAATTCTGATCTGACAAAAGCCGATTATAATATCTCCGTGGGAATCCAGTGCGGACAGGATATCTCCTCCATGTCCCTTCTGATAAAGGGCGCAGAGCAGAAAATGTATGCGGAAAAGAAGAAATATTACGAAAAGCACGACCGGAGAAGGCGCTAG
- a CDS encoding nitroreductase family protein: MEFNEVINKRRTSREWTDREVDFDVIKRIIGAGMKAPSWDHYRNWQFIVLHTKEEKENAFGYAKYIAEKFDTGRYENRKLNLAQEMYAYAMPRQYTMLVDCPYVIVPLFRCSRLNAEWVSKLNPLTTAWCVAENIMLAVINEGLGYSLRIPLNKEHNIVLEKLGVPQGYMTPCFIGVGYPKEDERILEQYDSRPDGHIHMGAW, encoded by the coding sequence ATGGAATTTAACGAGGTCATAAATAAGAGAAGAACCAGCCGGGAGTGGACGGACAGGGAAGTAGACTTTGACGTGATAAAAAGAATCATCGGGGCAGGCATGAAGGCACCGTCCTGGGATCACTACCGGAACTGGCAGTTTATTGTGCTCCATACAAAGGAAGAAAAGGAAAATGCCTTTGGATATGCAAAATACATTGCAGAAAAATTTGATACGGGCCGGTACGAAAACAGGAAGCTGAACCTGGCCCAGGAAATGTACGCCTACGCCATGCCGCGGCAATATACGATGTTAGTGGACTGTCCGTACGTGATTGTCCCGCTGTTCCGATGCAGCAGGCTCAACGCCGAGTGGGTAAGCAAGCTGAACCCGCTGACGACGGCATGGTGCGTGGCTGAGAATATCATGCTTGCCGTCATCAACGAAGGGCTCGGCTACTCCCTGCGGATCCCCCTGAACAAGGAACACAACATTGTCCTTGAAAAACTCGGCGTGCCGCAGGGCTACATGACCCCTTGCTTCATCGGAGTCGGCTATCCCAAAGAAGACGAGCGGATTTTGGAGCAGTATGACAGCCGGCCGGACGGGCATATCCATATGGGGGCCTGGTAA
- a CDS encoding winged helix DNA-binding protein — MTREDRRNAYLYCKFRDEQFALYDEYAKRHGMLMKTLLVVNVLFYSEEGMTQTEICRRTFQSKQTVNLIIKNLLAENYVTVAEVPENKRNKIVRMTEAGRGYCEKVVRHITWAEDTAMSMFTPEEQQTLIDLSRTFTKNLAKLVNEETEE; from the coding sequence ATGACAAGGGAAGACAGAAGGAACGCATATCTGTACTGTAAATTCAGGGATGAACAGTTTGCCCTTTACGACGAGTACGCGAAACGCCACGGCATGTTAATGAAGACGCTGCTGGTGGTGAATGTCCTTTTTTATTCCGAGGAGGGGATGACGCAGACGGAAATATGCAGGAGAACGTTTCAGTCCAAGCAAACCGTAAACTTAATTATTAAGAATCTCCTGGCGGAAAACTATGTCACGGTCGCAGAAGTGCCGGAAAACAAGCGCAATAAAATTGTCCGGATGACAGAGGCCGGCCGCGGGTACTGCGAAAAGGTCGTCCGCCATATCACATGGGCCGAGGACACGGCAATGTCCATGTTTACGCCGGAGGAACAGCAGACGTTAATCGATCTGTCCCGGACATTTACAAAGAACCTTGCCAAGCTGGTAAATGAGGAAACGGAGGAGTAG
- a CDS encoding MMPL family transporter has translation MGQKFFKRQKAEDTEGMAFPARLARLIIRRRGLIESVFAVGCLFSLLAMFFVNVNYDLTEYLPDDAESSIGIDVMEQEFGYPGTARVMIKDVSLYEAKQYKDKLEAVDGVDQVLWCDSAVNIYSGEDFIDEEEIRDYYKDGCAVMDVTFVESDDSDRTSRAIDEMEKITGEKGRFTGMAVQNKSLESTMEKEMSRILVVAVVMILTVLCITTSAWTEPILFLFVMGVAVLLNKGTNIFIGTISFMTDNVAIILQLATSMDYAIFLLDAFSRERENGVSDEEAIVTAIEEAINSIFASSLTTVVGFLALVFMKFTIGFDLGLVLAKGIVFSLLTVVFFMPAMILKFAKWNDTTRHRSFLPPFQKFSRRAYHMRYVTLAVMLLLTPFAYVAQGMNDYLYGNSSVGAAEGTAVYESNEEITEIFGRSNMLLALYPNTSPVTEAALTEDIEALPYVKSVTSMANTLPDGVPEEFLPESMTEQLHTEDACRMLIYIRTKEESDLAFQCTDEIRGILESYYPEGSYLVGQTPSTQDIKTTITADNIKVNALSLAGVFLVVMASFRSLIIPVVVMIPIEVAIFYNMAVPYLTGDSLVYMGYIIVSSIQLGATVDYSILLTNNYQKARRTMTKSEACMTAIARSCPSILTSGSIITLAGYIVHFISTTAAIGDLGHLIGRGGLFSMILVLTALPALLAMADGWIVEKKWRAAAKARQAKRKENGGVKA, from the coding sequence AATTATGACCTGACGGAGTATTTGCCGGATGACGCCGAATCCAGCATCGGGATTGACGTGATGGAGCAGGAATTCGGCTATCCCGGGACGGCGCGGGTCATGATTAAGGACGTGAGCCTTTACGAGGCGAAGCAGTACAAGGATAAACTGGAGGCCGTGGACGGCGTCGATCAGGTTCTCTGGTGCGACAGCGCCGTCAACATCTATTCCGGTGAGGATTTCATCGACGAGGAGGAAATCCGGGATTATTATAAGGACGGCTGTGCCGTCATGGATGTGACATTTGTGGAGTCCGACGACTCCGACAGGACGTCGCGGGCCATCGACGAGATGGAGAAGATCACCGGGGAGAAGGGCCGCTTTACGGGCATGGCTGTCCAGAACAAGTCTCTGGAGTCAACGATGGAGAAAGAAATGAGCCGGATTCTTGTGGTGGCCGTCGTCATGATTCTTACGGTACTTTGCATCACGACATCGGCCTGGACGGAGCCGATTTTGTTTTTGTTTGTCATGGGTGTCGCCGTCCTTTTAAACAAGGGCACGAATATTTTTATCGGAACCATTTCCTTTATGACAGATAACGTGGCGATTATTCTCCAGCTTGCCACATCCATGGATTATGCGATTTTCCTGTTGGATGCCTTTTCCAGAGAGCGGGAAAACGGGGTGTCCGACGAGGAAGCCATTGTGACAGCCATCGAAGAGGCCATCAACTCGATTTTTGCCAGCAGCCTGACGACAGTAGTCGGTTTTCTGGCGCTGGTGTTCATGAAATTTACCATTGGTTTTGACCTTGGGCTGGTGCTCGCAAAGGGGATTGTTTTCAGCCTTTTGACCGTGGTCTTTTTCATGCCGGCCATGATTTTAAAGTTTGCGAAGTGGAACGATACGACGAGGCACCGTTCGTTCCTGCCGCCGTTTCAGAAATTCAGCCGGCGGGCGTACCATATGCGGTACGTGACGCTGGCGGTGATGCTTCTGCTTACGCCGTTCGCCTATGTGGCCCAGGGCATGAACGATTATCTGTATGGGAACAGTTCCGTGGGCGCAGCCGAGGGGACGGCCGTTTACGAGAGCAACGAAGAGATTACGGAGATTTTCGGCCGCAGCAACATGCTGCTGGCGCTCTATCCCAACACGTCGCCGGTGACGGAGGCAGCGCTTACGGAGGATATCGAGGCGCTTCCTTACGTGAAAAGCGTGACGTCCATGGCGAACACGCTCCCCGACGGGGTTCCGGAGGAATTCCTGCCGGAGTCCATGACAGAGCAGCTCCACACGGAGGACGCCTGCCGGATGCTCATCTACATCCGGACGAAGGAGGAGAGCGATCTGGCCTTTCAGTGTACCGATGAGATCCGCGGGATTCTCGAGTCTTATTATCCCGAGGGCAGCTACCTTGTGGGCCAGACGCCGTCCACCCAGGACATCAAAACCACGATCACGGCGGACAATATAAAAGTCAATGCGCTGTCCCTGGCCGGCGTATTCCTGGTTGTCATGGCCAGCTTCCGGTCGCTCATCATCCCGGTTGTCGTCATGATCCCCATTGAGGTGGCGATCTTTTACAACATGGCCGTCCCGTATCTGACCGGCGACAGCCTGGTGTACATGGGTTACATCATCGTCAGCAGCATCCAGTTGGGCGCTACGGTGGATTACTCGATCCTGCTGACGAACAACTACCAGAAGGCAAGGCGCACCATGACAAAGAGTGAGGCGTGCATGACGGCCATCGCCCGTTCCTGCCCGTCGATCCTCACCTCCGGCAGCATCATCACCCTGGCCGGCTACATCGTGCATTTTATTTCCACGACGGCGGCCATCGGTGATCTGGGGCATCTGATCGGCCGCGGCGGCCTGTTCAGCATGATTCTTGTTCTGACGGCCCTGCCGGCGCTTCTTGCCATGGCAGACGGCTGGATCGTCGAAAAGAAATGGCGGGCCGCCGCGAAGGCGAGGCAGGCCAAACGAAAGGAAAACGGAGGAGTGAAAGCATGA